The following DNA comes from Gadus chalcogrammus isolate NIFS_2021 chromosome 12, NIFS_Gcha_1.0, whole genome shotgun sequence.
ACCACTTAAAATAATCCAGCCACCTGTGACATCAcatgtgtccacctagatcacCCTAGATAAAACACGGGCTCTGGTCTGTGGAATGTCACCCTTtgcctcctttctcctctcgtTAACGTCCCCCTTCTCGGCCCCGCTCAGGGACGACCTGGCGTGCCGCCTCCCGGAGCTGGAGCAGCCGGGCTCGGACCAGGAAAACCTGGACTCTGAGGCCTCGCTGAGCTCCGAGAGCCTCCTGGACGACCAGCGACGCTCCGAGGCAGAAGGTTAGTACTGAggggcgctctctctctctctctctctctctctctctgtctctgtctctgtctctgtctctccctcgccctctccctctctctctctgcccttggGCCGCTGCCTCCACTCGGTGGGTTTCTGACCTTCCACACGCCTGGGTCTTCTGTTGCGGTGCAGGTCTGGACCAGTGATGgtgaggtggtggcggtggcgtcTGCGCTATAGCCAAGAAGGTTGGAGAAACTGCaaccaccgtgtgtgtgtgtgtgtgtgatctcttGCATGGATTGCTTGCTGGGTGTCAATCTTCATAGTTCATCAGTTGTGGGAGTTCCCATCTCAAGATCCCATCGAATAGTTGGTGCAGGCCCTGTATAACGCGCATGCAAGGTGCATGTTATCACCTTCTCTCACCGTCATCTTCATCTTTTATAAACATTTAAATCTACACCGCAAACAAAAGTTCTTTAACATTGCATTCACCTTATACTTAACCATGTTTTCCCATCATCCGAAAACATGATGAGTTCCACCATTCTCCTCTTGGTGGTTCAGAGCTGCGTGAACATCCTTGCACACTAACCCTTTCAGACCGGCTGCTCCGAGAGACGACCAGACGCTGTCGCCCCCCCCGTCCACTgactccccccctcccgtctcctccccttcccctccaggACCCAGCTGGGCCCTGCAGAGGAGCTCCAAGCAGGTCTCCCGACCCcgacctctcctctctgacctctccCCGCAACCCAAGGCCCCCGGTGGACCGCGTCTCTCCCCGCAGAGCCTCAGCCCTGgcagctcctcttcctcctcccccacctcctcctcctcctcctcctcctcctcctcctcctcctccacccccaccactccAAACGTCAGACTCCAGCTCATGCGGAATCCGGTCATCCCCGGCACGGTGAAGCTCCCCCACGGCCTGCTGGCTCAGTCCCGGTCCCTGGACCcgggcccctccccccaggccgcCTGCGGCTCCAGACCGCCGCGGAGGGCGAGGGACCCGCCCGGCCGGCGCAAGGACATCACCCAGTCCATGTACCTGGACGAcggcgccgccgcctcctcctccgtctccatgACGACGCTCACCCCGCCGTGCCAGCAGACTCACGGCTCCGCCCACCAGGGCCGAAGACGCTTCTCCGACCCGGACCCCTCTCGCACGGAGAGCAGCGACGCTTGACGGGGCTGGCGGTCACTGAGGGGGGCGGCCCTGGGACAGGAGAGGGAGCCGGCCCCCCCGGTGGAGAGACGTCCGTCCCCCCAGTGGAGGGACGTCCGTCCACAGGAAGGGCCGCCCCGGAGAGGTTAAGACGCTAGGGGAACTACAATAGAGAAACACACAATAGGACGCGGCCACGGAGAGGAGACGACAGGAGGGCTTTATGGGTTATGTGGATGACCGCCATGTGACGGGAAGGAGAGTGGAAGGCAAAAACTGACTTGTTAAGTAGAGGTTTCCATGGTAACCAGTTTAAGAGTTACCCTTTTAGAATCTTGTCGTCCTGAGACTTTGACACAACAGGTCATGATGTTGCCAAGCACTTTTTCtatcattattaatatattgtggtcATGGACGTTGATCGGAAGGGGCTGGAGTTATAACGGCCTCACGATGGACCTTTTGGACacaaaacctttttttcttttttttttttcttgcgaTTTTTACCCACATTACCCACCATCATTTGTGCTATTTCAAGGACATCCTACAGGCTATAACTGCACCTTTTACATGTATTTCGTAGTATTCGCAATAAGCACATTAAGCCAGTGTGCTTGTTTAGAAGTTGACTAGTGCCTTGATTTTGTATTGTTACTGAACGGCATACAAGCAAAACAGTTTGTCCACGTTAACTATACGGCATGGatcgaggggagagagggatgggctGTTACCCTTTGTCTTACGGTAGAGGGGTCTTTTGTGTAAATACTTCTGAGCAGATTGTACGTCAAACCAACTCAAGAGGTGTTACAAAcgtgaaaagacacacacacgcgcacacacacacacacacacacacacacacacacacacacacacacacacacacacacacacacacacacacacacacacacacacacacacacacacacacacacacacacacacacacacactatgaatgTCCTGGCGCCTTACGAGTCTCCGAGGAGTTTCACTCCTCACCCTCTTTAAGCCACCGTCACGGCAATAGGGAAACGCTCACAAGCAACACTCACCACTTTTCCTCGGGCTCAAAGCAGACACCCAGTAACAATGTTAGCCCCCATGGCACGATGTCGACCACCCTCAAGTCCTCACATAAAGATATGGCTGAACccacacatgtgtgtatgttaccCGGCTTCCAAGGTGGAAGCAAGGTGGCACAATAAAAGCGTACCTCGTTGAAGTATGGTATTTTTGCCGACTTTGTATTTGTAAAACTAATGTTTCTCTTTGCTGTTGAATGCCGTCTCGTCCGTGTGTCATGTTTTGAGTGGGATAAGAAGAcgatgtgttttggtgtgtgatTGGATCTGTATGATGTTGTGTTACCATTGACGGGACAAGATAGTAAATGATGCTTGTAATAACCtctgtgtgttattttttttatataaataagtTCTGAGAGCCCATGTCAATATAATTTATTATGAAGTACAGATAGAAAATATTAGACAAATATTCTGTTGATAAAGGATAAATTCTTTGTTGATTAAACTAAGTTAATTGtagatatttaaataataattgtatatattaaaATACAGCTAGCATACAGGGTTATTCTGCATGCATAAATAATGGATATTTCTACCAATATCTGTTTTAAGCCAATATGCTCACCTAAGGAAAATGTGATGCAATAATGTACCTGATGATTCAACCGTGATATTATTTCAGTGCACTGCATATTgggtaaaaaaataatcgtttataaGGTGTAATGTTATTCTGCTAGTATTCTTCTCTACTACACAGTAATATACAACTACAACAGGACGACTGTAAacttaaacaaaaaatatatatatatatcttgcaCGATACTAGTAATCCTAAATACATCAAGCTGGCGTGACGACATCATTGCCCGCCCCTCTCTAAAGTCTAGTTACGTCAAAATTCCGCGACGGCCTGTCAGATCCAAACATGGCTTCGTCTAGGCTAGAAATCAATTTTATCAGGTTATTGTCTCGCTGCGAATCTATAGCTGCCGAAAAACGAGGTGAGACAGAATGGCGATTAGAAAAGGTAAGCATTGCATCCGTTTGTCACTGTCTTTCGATTTTTATTTCATTCTCCTGTTGCACAGTCCCTCGGAGAGCCACGTCGTCAATGACCAATCGTAAATACCTATTATATTCGCCCTCCACACGAACACTTGCTTTCATTTCATTGTAAAAAATACACCCGTATTATAATACTAACTTATTCCCAAAATCAGAGATCTTCGTTATTAATGTTCATTTGGAGCCAAGTTGCATCTGTAGCTCGTCATGTAAAAATATGACAAGTCATAGGACGGTGTTACACATCGCACTGGCTCAGAATCAGGCCAGGGAACCTGATGCTGTTGCAGCATAGACCTGTCAGTCATTAGGGACACTAACACAACAATGTTCGATGGCTGTGGAGTTTCATGCACTAGCATGGCATATTGCatatcatgtaaacaaaccttAAACCGGCTCTATTTGCCGTAATAGTAATACGCGGACAGGATTTCAAATACGTGGTTCTTTCCTTCTGAGCTCTGGTCTTTCTGATTTAAGGTTGACGAAAATAATTGTCTGTTATGTCCTTTTTTCTTTAGTTTACATCCAGAGCTACATCTTGGGCTGTATTGTCATATATCGGTTTAAGACGATATCTTGCCAGATACCATAACGTTAGACCGACCACAAAACACGGACGTGAcggttttctttgtttctttttcagTATGTTGGTGCCCTCGAGGATATGTTGGTGGCTTTGAGGAAAACCCCAAGGTAAAGTTAGTTGTATATTTTATCATGGATGATAGTCCAAAACGGTTGAATTAATCATGTACAATCTTTTACAATGTATGTGATTACAGACTGTATctatttttttccccccaaGCAAACCTACACCAGAAGTGTTGACAGATTACACAAGGAAGGTAGACTTCCTAAAGGGAATCCTGGATGCTGAGAAATTGGTCAGTATAGATGAATCATGCGCTGTCACGAACACTGTTCAAATTGTATTGATAGTAATTTTCCCAACGGGTGAAATGCTGTATGTAATCACagtaaagagaaaaaaattcagagTCCCATTTTTTTCTTCAGTCTTCAACAACAGAGAAAGCATTAGCCAATCAACTTCTTGCTCCGGGACGAACTCCCACGATAGCCAATGAGAGAACGCCTGCATCAAAGACGGTTCACATGCAGACGAAGGCCCGGTGTACAGAAGAGATGAGGAATGAGCTGTTGGGCACGGTAAGGGGgttggcttactttaagtccacgcTGACCTTCAAATCTACTTAGTGTAACATTCTGAAAGTAAGACATTTTCCTCTTTTCCAATCCCCTCTCACAGGACGCGTCGGGGACGGGTGAGGaccttgtaaaaaaaaagaaagaaaacaaaacgtATTCAAAAAGGACAACTTAAAAGTACCTTCTTGAAATATTATAACCCTTTTAATCTTTTCTCCTTAGGTAACGCGAATCAGGATTTGCGAAACAGAAGGTAAACAGAAGTCTATCAAATACAGTTAAAGTTTAAGAATGTGTCAAAGGCTGTTCAAAGATAAGGTCAATTTagctgacacttttatccaaaacgacttacTACAAGTGCATTGGTCAGAAGATAGATAAAGAATATATTGCTGTGTcgttacagtaaggatgttcatagaaccaagtgccaagcactaacaatcgttaggttaacccattccccgtgtgcaacaaagatagctaggataagaagctacacaatgctaagtaaaAACGTTTCAAGTACATGGatttacaacacacaataagtgtgtacataaAGTGTCaggacgcacaaacacaaaataactgcATAAGggaggaggctatgcagagtcaaggtgaactctgaacaagtgagtcttgagtcttttgctgAAGCTAGTGAGCGACTCTTGGGGTCCTGACCCGTggagtggcggcggcggcggcggcggcgtcagcGGGCGGCTAACGGGGCGGGGTCCTGTGTCTCTTTCGGGGTCCCCAGGGGCGTGCCTCTGGACGAGCGGCAGACGGCGACGGAGCTGGACGCGGTgctgcagcaccaccacctgctGCAGGAGAAGCTGGCCGAAGACATGCTGCACCTGGCCCGGAACCTGAAGAACAACACCATGGCCGCCCAGAACATCATCAAGCAGGACAACCAGGTGGGCCGCCGGCGGGCTTTCGTCCGTCGGACGAACCGGAACCCGGAGGGTGGTTGTGTGCTGATGCGTGGTACTCTCTTACTGTGCGGTTAATGTGAGACGAAATCTAGTTTGAGACATTTTGATcttcttaaccctaaccctatcccatTGTTAGATGTGTTCACGTTATAGTGAAACTCTGATTCCCTTCTGGCTGCAGATatgataataatacattatatattcGGCGCATTTCAGTCACTTAAGGTCACCTTGCATAGGGTAAAAAGCATACAGCAATAAAAGCATAAAATAACAGCATCAAAcattatatatatgatatgatatcgCAGTATGGAGGTGAAAATCACGAACTAGGCAGTTTCGGCTCCAACAATTTCTTTCAGGTGTTCAGATGCGAGCCTGTAAGATCTCAGGGTACCATCGGCCCTTCAAGGTGCAGCGCTGGTCGTCCACGGTAGTAACTGGCCTgtgttccccctctccctccggcTCCCGCAGACGCTCAGCCACTCGATGCGGCAGGCCGACGTCAACTTTGACAAGCTGAAGACGGAGTCGGAGCGGCTGGAGCAGCACACCAAGAAGGCCGTCAACTGGTTCCTGTGGATCATGCTCTTCCTCgtctccttcaccttcatcagCATGATCCTCTTCATCCGAATCTTCCCCCGGCTGAGATGAGGGGTAGCGAGGTCGACGTGGCGGATGGCCGGTTTACCATCGTAACTCCTCAGGGGGATGGGGGCTGCTTGTTTTTGAGC
Coding sequences within:
- the use1 gene encoding vesicle transport protein USE1; protein product: MASSRLEINFIRLLSRCESIAAEKRGETEWRLEKYVGALEDMLVALRKTPSKPTPEVLTDYTRKVDFLKGILDAEKLSSTTEKALANQLLAPGRTPTIANERTPASKTVHMQTKARCTEEMRNELLGTDASGTGNANQDLRNRRGVPLDERQTATELDAVLQHHHLLQEKLAEDMLHLARNLKNNTMAAQNIIKQDNQTLSHSMRQADVNFDKLKTESERLEQHTKKAVNWFLWIMLFLVSFTFISMILFIRIFPRLR